One genomic region from Knoellia sp. p5-6-4 encodes:
- a CDS encoding SRPBCC family protein — translation MARITGEVMIDAPVEEVFDLVADERNEPRYNPRIVRAEKVSEGPVGRGARFVAEPKGMGSRGEMTLEILDYDRPHRLHNVIRSSYLQVDGTLTFDEVGGRTRLRWDWDMDLVGASRILSPVLALVGPRWERRNWVDLKHYLESRAG, via the coding sequence ATGGCTCGCATCACGGGCGAGGTCATGATCGACGCGCCGGTCGAGGAGGTGTTCGACCTGGTCGCCGACGAGCGCAACGAGCCGAGGTACAACCCCCGCATCGTCCGCGCCGAGAAGGTCAGCGAGGGACCGGTGGGCCGGGGCGCCCGTTTCGTCGCCGAGCCCAAGGGCATGGGCAGCCGGGGCGAGATGACCCTCGAGATCCTCGACTACGACCGGCCGCACCGCCTCCACAACGTCATACGGTCTTCCTACCTGCAGGTCGACGGGACGCTGACCTTCGACGAGGTCGGCGGACGGACGAGGCTGCGGTGGGACTGGGACATGGACCTGGTCGGGGCTTCACGGATCCTGTCGCCGGTGCTGGCGCTGGTCGGCCCCCGGTGGGAGCGCCGGAACTGGGTCGACCTCAAGCACTACCTGGAGTCGCGAGCAGGCTGA
- a CDS encoding class I SAM-dependent methyltransferase: MTGWDSVRSAYDAMAPAYRERIPDLRAEQPVDRAMITAFGEHVPSGSSRSMLDFGCGTGRLVPTLQELDLDVTGADLSDGMVAIARADHPDVDFHVVTPGRLPFADESFAGVLAWYSLIHVPPDELVGMLSELARVLAPGGHVLTGFQAGVGSRMLSNAYDQGHARQLHLRTADEMADAFAAAGLAVVARCARARVPDSFDGEHDQAFVLGRNP; this comes from the coding sequence GTGACGGGTTGGGACAGCGTGCGGAGCGCCTACGACGCCATGGCACCGGCCTACCGCGAGCGCATCCCCGACCTTCGTGCGGAGCAGCCCGTCGACCGGGCGATGATCACGGCGTTCGGGGAGCACGTCCCGTCCGGCTCCTCGCGGTCGATGCTTGACTTCGGTTGTGGCACAGGCCGACTCGTCCCGACGCTGCAGGAGCTCGACCTCGACGTCACGGGTGCCGACCTGTCTGACGGAATGGTCGCGATCGCCCGAGCGGACCACCCGGACGTGGACTTCCACGTCGTCACCCCCGGCCGCCTTCCCTTCGCGGACGAGAGCTTCGCCGGCGTGCTCGCGTGGTACTCCCTCATCCACGTCCCACCCGACGAGCTGGTCGGGATGCTCAGCGAGCTTGCTCGGGTCCTGGCGCCCGGCGGCCACGTCCTCACCGGCTTCCAGGCCGGCGTGGGCAGCCGGATGCTGAGCAACGCCTACGACCAGGGCCACGCACGCCAGCTGCACCTGCGGACCGCCGACGAGATGGCCGACGCGTTCGCGGCGGCGGGCCTCGCGGTCGTGGCGCGGTGCGCGCGGGCCAGGGTTCCCGACTCGTTCGACGGTGAGCACGACCAGGCGTTCGTCCTCGGGCGCAACCCCTGA